Proteins from a single region of Nakamurella deserti:
- the miaA gene encoding tRNA (adenosine(37)-N6)-dimethylallyltransferase MiaA, whose translation MSGSRALPRLVVVAGPTATGKSDLALALAEETDGEVVNGDALQLYRGMDIGTAKLPVDERRGVPHHLLDVLDVTETATVAAYQRRARAAVEDVLARGRTPILVGGTGLYLQSVVDELEFPATDPVVRRRLEDELEEVGDVALHRRLAALDPPAAARIEPRNGRRVVRALEVIELTGRPFSATMPTRGAFRYDAIWFCVDRDTAELDARIARRVDLMVEQGLLDEVRHLAAHGLRDGVTASRALGYQQMLAVLDGTSTVADAVRDTVAGTRRYVRRQRAWFRRDQRQLWLRAEAPDLVGTVLAAARG comes from the coding sequence ATGTCCGGGTCCCGAGCGCTGCCGCGGCTCGTCGTCGTCGCAGGTCCGACGGCCACCGGGAAGTCCGACCTGGCGCTGGCGCTGGCCGAGGAGACCGACGGGGAAGTGGTCAACGGCGACGCCCTGCAGCTGTACCGGGGCATGGACATCGGCACCGCGAAGCTGCCGGTCGACGAACGCCGTGGCGTCCCGCACCACCTGCTCGACGTCCTCGACGTCACCGAGACGGCGACGGTGGCGGCCTACCAACGTCGGGCGCGCGCGGCCGTGGAGGACGTCCTGGCCCGTGGCCGCACGCCGATCCTGGTCGGCGGCACGGGCCTGTACCTGCAGTCGGTCGTCGACGAGCTCGAGTTCCCGGCGACCGACCCGGTGGTGCGCCGCCGGCTGGAGGACGAGCTGGAGGAGGTCGGTGACGTGGCGCTGCACCGGCGGCTCGCCGCACTGGACCCGCCCGCGGCGGCGCGTATCGAGCCCCGCAACGGCCGGCGGGTCGTCCGGGCGCTGGAGGTCATCGAGCTCACCGGCCGGCCGTTCTCGGCGACGATGCCCACCCGCGGCGCGTTCCGCTACGACGCGATCTGGTTCTGCGTCGACCGCGACACCGCCGAGCTCGACGCCCGCATCGCCCGGCGGGTCGACCTGATGGTCGAGCAGGGCCTGCTCGACGAGGTGCGCCACCTCGCCGCCCACGGTCTGCGCGACGGTGTCACCGCGTCCCGGGCGCTGGGCTACCAGCAGATGCTGGCGGTGCTGGACGGCACCTCGACCGTCGCGGACGCGGTGCGGGACACGGTCGCCGGCACCCGGCGCTACGTCCGCAGACAGCGGGCCTGGTTCCGTCGCGACCAGCGGCAGCTCTGGTTGCGGGCCGAGGCCCCCGACCTGGTCGGCACCGTGCTCGCCGCCGCCCGCGGGTGA
- the dapF gene encoding diaminopimelate epimerase → MTRPTAPIDFLKGHGTENDFVLLPDREGTLDLDAAQVRALCDRRSGIGGDGVIRIAPSGDGDHFLMDYRNADGSLAEMCGNGARLFAHFLYTEGWVPVGPFRFHTRGGLREARRVDDGDIAIGMGSATVGAPATTAARLHDGSWQTFEGVAADVGNPHLVVHTDVDLGELDLTVAPRYDAAAFPDGVNIEFVNVRAADNVSMRVFERGVGETQSCGTGTVAVAAAHLAAAGRAVGTVTVTVPGGVVRVDVDPAGSTLTGPAVIVGRGQLDPAWWTRASASGSALG, encoded by the coding sequence GTGACCCGACCGACCGCGCCCATCGACTTCCTCAAGGGTCACGGCACCGAGAACGACTTCGTCCTGCTGCCCGACCGGGAGGGCACCCTCGACCTCGACGCCGCCCAGGTGCGGGCGCTGTGCGACCGCCGTTCCGGCATCGGCGGGGACGGCGTCATCCGTATCGCGCCCAGCGGCGACGGTGACCATTTCCTGATGGACTACCGCAACGCCGACGGCTCCCTCGCCGAGATGTGCGGCAACGGGGCCCGGTTGTTCGCCCACTTCCTCTACACCGAGGGCTGGGTGCCGGTTGGTCCGTTCCGGTTCCACACCCGAGGTGGCCTGCGCGAGGCGCGACGTGTCGACGATGGCGACATCGCCATCGGAATGGGGTCGGCGACGGTCGGCGCCCCCGCCACCACCGCCGCCCGGCTGCACGACGGGAGCTGGCAGACGTTCGAGGGGGTCGCCGCCGACGTCGGCAATCCCCACCTGGTGGTGCACACCGACGTGGATCTGGGGGAGCTGGACCTGACCGTCGCGCCGCGTTACGACGCGGCCGCCTTCCCCGACGGCGTGAACATCGAGTTCGTCAACGTCCGGGCGGCGGACAACGTCAGCATGCGGGTGTTCGAGCGCGGAGTGGGGGAGACGCAGTCCTGCGGGACGGGCACCGTCGCCGTCGCGGCGGCGCATCTGGCCGCGGCCGGCCGTGCCGTCGGCACCGTCACCGTCACCGTCCCGGGCGGCGTCGTCCGGGTCGACGTGGATCCCGCCGGCAGCACGCTCACCGGCCCCGCCGTGATCGTCGGGCGGGGGCAGCTGGACCCCGCGTGGTGGACCCGGGCGTCCGCGTCGGGCTCCGCGCTGGGCTGA
- the hflX gene encoding GTPase HflX, protein MTTDELFPESTGPQEATASPVRPAPDTARRAVAEHIGDTQGDRDLSDRAALRRTRGLSTELEDITEVEYRQLQLEQVVLVGVWANGSADEAEESMEELARLAETAGSVVLDTMIQRRDRPDGATYLGSGKVKELREMVDGNGADTVIVDGELTPSQLRQLEERLNIKVVDRTALILDIFAQHARSKEGKAQVELAQLNYLVPRLRGWGAALSRQRGGRVAAGAGIGSRGPGETKLEIDRRRIHKRIAQLKHELSAMQIVRETKRSQRRANAVPAVAITGYTNAGKSSLLNAITDAGVLVEDALFATLDPTTRKHRTADGRVYTLTDTVGFVRHLPHELVESFRSTLEEVAHSDLIMHVIDGSVEQPENQVTAVREVLESIDAGKVAELLVVNKVDAADEVSLARLRHLLPDAVFVSAHSGAGMEALRDRIASLLPDPSVVIDALVPFTEGALLGRVHSEGTVLGQEHTEFGTQVRAKVQPDLAGRLEEFSNIPAHA, encoded by the coding sequence ATGACGACTGACGAACTGTTCCCCGAGTCCACCGGACCGCAGGAGGCGACCGCGTCTCCGGTCCGTCCCGCGCCGGACACCGCCCGCCGCGCGGTCGCCGAGCACATCGGGGACACCCAGGGCGACCGCGACCTCTCGGACCGGGCGGCGCTGCGGCGGACCCGGGGTCTGTCCACCGAGCTCGAGGACATCACCGAGGTCGAGTACCGGCAGCTCCAGCTGGAACAGGTCGTGCTCGTCGGTGTCTGGGCCAACGGTTCGGCCGACGAGGCCGAGGAGTCCATGGAGGAGCTGGCCCGGCTCGCGGAGACGGCCGGGTCGGTCGTCCTCGACACGATGATCCAGCGGCGGGACCGTCCCGACGGGGCCACCTACCTCGGGTCCGGCAAGGTCAAGGAACTGCGCGAGATGGTCGACGGCAACGGCGCCGACACCGTGATCGTGGACGGTGAGCTCACGCCCAGCCAGCTGCGGCAGCTCGAGGAGCGGCTCAACATCAAGGTCGTGGACCGGACCGCCCTCATCCTGGACATCTTCGCCCAGCACGCCCGCTCCAAGGAGGGCAAGGCCCAGGTCGAGCTCGCCCAGCTCAACTACCTGGTGCCGCGACTGCGCGGCTGGGGAGCGGCGCTGTCCCGGCAGCGCGGTGGCCGGGTGGCCGCCGGTGCCGGTATCGGCTCCCGTGGTCCCGGTGAGACCAAGCTCGAGATCGACCGCCGGCGCATCCACAAGCGCATCGCCCAGCTCAAGCACGAGCTGTCGGCGATGCAGATCGTCCGGGAGACCAAGCGCTCGCAGCGCCGCGCCAACGCCGTCCCCGCGGTGGCGATCACCGGCTACACCAACGCGGGGAAGTCCAGCCTGCTGAACGCGATCACCGACGCGGGGGTGCTGGTCGAGGACGCGCTGTTCGCCACCCTGGATCCGACCACCCGTAAACACCGCACCGCCGACGGCCGCGTCTACACGCTGACCGACACCGTCGGGTTCGTCCGGCACCTGCCGCACGAGCTGGTCGAGTCGTTCCGGTCGACGCTGGAGGAGGTCGCCCACTCCGACCTGATCATGCATGTCATCGACGGTTCGGTGGAGCAGCCGGAGAATCAGGTGACCGCGGTGCGGGAGGTGCTCGAGTCGATCGACGCGGGCAAGGTCGCCGAGCTGCTGGTGGTGAACAAGGTCGACGCCGCCGACGAGGTGTCACTCGCGCGGCTGCGTCACCTGCTGCCGGACGCCGTGTTCGTGTCCGCGCACTCCGGCGCGGGGATGGAGGCCCTCCGTGACCGGATCGCGTCTTTGCTGCCGGACCCGTCGGTGGTGATCGACGCGCTGGTGCCGTTCACCGAGGGTGCGCTGCTGGGCCGCGTGCACAGCGAGGGGACCGTGCTCGGGCAGGAGCACACCGAGTTCGGCACCCAGGTGCGGGCGAAGGTCCAGCCCGATCTGGCCGGTCGTCTCGAAGAGTTCAGCAACATCCCAGCTCACGCCTAG
- the tatA gene encoding Sec-independent protein translocase subunit TatA, which produces MGGLQWWHILIVVIVFLLLFGGKRLPEAARGLGRSMRILKSEVGAMSEDSKKEEDPAYRADTTVAQPAPITPTPLPPASVQPIPPVQPVNQAPKITVNGRPIDQAK; this is translated from the coding sequence GTGGGCGGTTTGCAGTGGTGGCACATCCTGATCGTGGTGATCGTGTTCCTCCTGCTGTTCGGCGGCAAGCGACTGCCCGAGGCCGCTCGTGGCCTGGGTCGTTCGATGCGGATCCTCAAGTCCGAGGTCGGCGCCATGAGCGAGGACAGCAAGAAGGAAGAAGACCCGGCGTACCGGGCTGACACGACCGTGGCGCAGCCGGCACCCATCACGCCGACGCCGTTGCCCCCGGCGTCGGTGCAGCCCATCCCGCCGGTGCAGCCGGTCAATCAGGCCCCGAAGATCACGGTCAACGGCCGGCCGATCGACCAGGCGAAGTAG
- the lexA gene encoding transcriptional repressor LexA produces MAVRTRPGDGADDPVVATIVPGAPAAAPVVVPDVLDPAADSLADLTDGADGVDGTDDAGAPVVLTPRQRKVLRYIRESVAKRGYPPSVREIGEAVGLKSPSSVAHQLNALERKGLLRKDANRPRAVDIRPVEETTEEWQNRPSPQYVPVVGRIAAGGPILAEEAIEDVFPLPRELVGEGTLFLLKVVGESMIEAAIADGDWVVIRQQPAADNGDIIAAMIDGEATVKTYRRKDGHVWLMPHNPAFDPIPGDDATVLGKVVAVLRKV; encoded by the coding sequence ATGGCAGTGAGAACCCGTCCCGGCGACGGCGCCGACGATCCCGTCGTCGCGACGATCGTGCCCGGTGCACCGGCGGCCGCGCCGGTCGTCGTCCCCGACGTCCTCGACCCGGCTGCCGACTCCCTCGCCGACCTGACCGACGGTGCGGACGGCGTGGACGGCACGGACGACGCCGGCGCGCCGGTCGTCCTGACGCCGCGCCAACGCAAGGTGCTGCGCTACATCCGCGAGTCCGTCGCCAAGCGCGGCTATCCGCCCAGTGTCCGCGAGATCGGCGAGGCGGTGGGCCTGAAATCCCCCTCCTCGGTCGCCCACCAGTTGAACGCGTTGGAGCGCAAGGGACTCCTGCGCAAGGACGCCAACCGTCCCCGCGCGGTGGACATCCGTCCGGTCGAGGAGACCACCGAGGAGTGGCAGAACCGGCCCAGCCCGCAGTACGTGCCGGTCGTCGGCCGTATCGCCGCGGGTGGGCCGATCCTGGCCGAGGAGGCCATCGAGGACGTGTTCCCGCTTCCCCGCGAGCTCGTCGGCGAGGGCACCCTCTTCCTGCTCAAGGTGGTCGGCGAGTCGATGATCGAGGCGGCCATCGCCGACGGTGACTGGGTCGTCATCCGACAGCAACCCGCAGCCGACAACGGCGACATCATCGCGGCCATGATCGACGGCGAGGCGACGGTCAAGACCTACCGCCGCAAGGACGGCCATGTCTGGCTGATGCCGCACAACCCCGCGTTCGACCCGATCCCGGGCGATGACGCCACGGTGCTCGGCAAGGTCGTGGCGGTGCTCCGCAAGGTCTGA
- a CDS encoding LysM peptidoglycan-binding domain-containing protein produces MTTTTMNRSARTDRTTTSTEVTAAAGPRAGGDARAGRAGRTAGGAARSWAPVWVRPVGAVPAVFRRAVVPPTSPDGAATPVRLDEATRRLLRVPSLVAETAQRLGSRASDAAGAPERVIRRRPRRVHTRRPASGLLRVTPALGAGGGCDAAPRRSTVPSYRMSRAARLSLTITVVAAVVVMAANAMLSSGPTTTTQITVTAGDTLWSIAQDAAPDDEVWSVIDEISALNGLTGTDVVPGQVLTVPVG; encoded by the coding sequence ATGACGACGACGACGATGAACCGCAGTGCCCGCACCGATCGCACGACGACGTCGACGGAGGTGACGGCCGCCGCCGGCCCGCGCGCCGGTGGCGACGCCCGTGCGGGCCGCGCCGGTCGCACCGCCGGTGGGGCGGCGCGATCGTGGGCGCCCGTGTGGGTCCGTCCGGTCGGCGCGGTGCCGGCGGTGTTCCGCCGCGCGGTCGTGCCGCCCACCTCTCCCGACGGGGCGGCCACGCCCGTCCGGCTGGACGAGGCCACGCGCCGCCTGCTGCGGGTGCCGTCCCTGGTCGCCGAGACCGCACAGCGGCTCGGCAGCCGCGCCTCCGACGCCGCGGGTGCGCCGGAGCGGGTCATCCGCCGGCGGCCACGTCGGGTCCACACCCGTCGGCCGGCCTCGGGTCTGCTGCGGGTCACGCCGGCCCTCGGTGCCGGTGGCGGCTGTGACGCGGCACCCCGGCGGTCGACGGTTCCGTCCTACCGGATGAGCCGCGCCGCGCGGTTGTCCCTGACGATCACGGTCGTCGCCGCCGTCGTGGTGATGGCGGCCAACGCGATGCTGTCCTCGGGTCCGACCACCACCACCCAGATCACCGTGACCGCGGGTGACACGCTGTGGTCCATCGCCCAGGACGCCGCACCGGACGACGAGGTGTGGTCGGTCATCGACGAGATCTCCGCCCTCAACGGCCTGACCGGTACCGATGTCGTGCCCGGACAGGTGCTGACCGTCCCGGTCGGCTGA
- the nrdR gene encoding transcriptional regulator NrdR: MRCPFCRFPDSRVIESREVDDGAAIRRRRSCPECSKRFTTVEEAVLAVVKRSGVTEPFSRAKVMVGVRRACQGRPVDEDALALLSQQVEEEIRAKGTAEVTSHEVGMAILGPLRQLDEVAYLRFASVYRSFQSVDDFASEIFRLRADRPAADAAAGAPDGQASPEGPSDETSRSAARIAGGDEAALF, translated from the coding sequence GTGAGGTGCCCCTTCTGCCGTTTCCCCGACTCCCGGGTCATCGAGTCCCGCGAAGTGGACGACGGCGCGGCCATCCGCCGCCGCCGGTCCTGCCCGGAGTGCTCGAAGCGTTTCACCACGGTGGAGGAAGCCGTGCTGGCCGTCGTCAAGCGCAGCGGCGTCACCGAGCCTTTCTCGAGGGCCAAGGTCATGGTCGGCGTCCGACGGGCCTGCCAGGGACGTCCGGTCGACGAGGACGCTCTCGCGTTGCTCTCCCAGCAGGTCGAGGAGGAGATCCGCGCCAAGGGCACTGCGGAGGTCACCAGCCACGAGGTCGGCATGGCCATCCTGGGGCCCCTGCGTCAGCTCGACGAGGTGGCCTACCTCCGGTTCGCCTCGGTGTACCGCTCCTTCCAGTCCGTCGACGACTTCGCCAGTGAGATCTTCCGGCTGCGCGCCGATCGCCCGGCAGCCGATGCGGCCGCCGGGGCGCCGGACGGCCAGGCGTCACCCGAGGGCCCATCGGACGAGACGTCCCGCTCCGCCGCCCGCATCGCCGGCGGCGACGAAGCCGCTCTGTTCTGA
- a CDS encoding DUF885 domain-containing protein, which yields MASVTEISDHYVRQLAALSPITATYIGRPGFEGVLDDLSPAGVARKNDLDRDTLAQLAAATPRSADEIVALQVITERLELAVETFEAGYTHASLNVIESPLQNVRMVFDLMATDSDDAWELIARRMAAVPAALTGYRESLEVAAGRGLVSARRQVEKCATQCRNYAGDEKGGGFFAGLAETSGRTGALKERLSAAATDADRAYADLGSFLLTSLLPQAPVRDAVGERRYRLAIRDFAGAELDLAATYAWGWQEFLAIERELVEVAARITGGGGPAAAAAALDSDPDRQLHGTEALRDWMQRVSDEAVTELGREHFDVPDAIRVLECRIAPPGGTTGAYYTGPSDDLSRPGRMWFAVEPGREVFHPWRETTVIYHEGVPGHHLQIATQVFQREHLNDFQRLLGGTSGHAEGWALYAERLVRELGYLDDAALLGMLNDQLFRAARVVLDIGMHLESEIPPGTGFHEGERWTPELGLEFLLSRTLTEPRLAADEIDRYLGWPGQAPSYKVGERVWLKAREAARARHGDAFDLRAFHTAALNLGGMGLDPLRTLLDRL from the coding sequence ATGGCCTCCGTCACCGAGATCTCCGATCACTACGTCCGTCAACTGGCCGCACTCAGCCCGATCACCGCCACCTACATCGGCCGGCCCGGTTTCGAGGGGGTGCTGGACGACCTCTCGCCGGCCGGTGTGGCCCGGAAGAACGATCTCGACCGGGACACCCTGGCGCAGCTCGCCGCCGCCACCCCCCGCTCGGCCGACGAGATCGTCGCCCTGCAGGTCATCACCGAGCGACTGGAGCTCGCTGTCGAGACCTTCGAGGCGGGCTACACCCATGCCTCGCTCAACGTCATCGAGAGCCCGCTGCAGAACGTCCGGATGGTCTTCGACCTGATGGCGACGGACAGCGATGACGCGTGGGAACTCATCGCCCGCCGGATGGCCGCGGTGCCGGCGGCGCTGACCGGGTACCGCGAGAGCCTCGAGGTGGCCGCCGGCCGCGGGCTGGTGTCGGCCCGCCGTCAGGTCGAGAAGTGCGCGACACAGTGCCGCAACTACGCCGGGGACGAGAAGGGCGGCGGATTCTTCGCTGGCCTGGCCGAGACTTCCGGCAGGACCGGCGCGCTCAAGGAGCGGTTGTCCGCGGCGGCCACCGACGCCGATCGGGCGTACGCGGACCTGGGCTCGTTCCTGTTGACCTCGTTGCTGCCGCAGGCACCGGTCCGCGACGCCGTCGGTGAGCGGCGGTACCGCCTGGCCATCCGTGACTTCGCCGGCGCCGAGCTCGACCTCGCGGCGACCTACGCCTGGGGCTGGCAGGAGTTCTTGGCCATCGAGCGGGAACTGGTCGAGGTGGCGGCGCGGATCACCGGCGGCGGTGGCCCGGCCGCGGCGGCGGCGGCTCTCGACTCCGATCCCGATCGGCAGCTGCACGGGACGGAGGCGCTGCGCGACTGGATGCAGCGCGTTTCCGACGAGGCCGTCACGGAGCTGGGCCGGGAGCATTTCGACGTGCCCGACGCGATCCGGGTGCTCGAGTGCCGCATCGCGCCGCCCGGCGGCACCACCGGCGCCTACTACACCGGACCCAGCGACGATCTGTCCCGTCCGGGCCGGATGTGGTTCGCCGTCGAGCCCGGGCGCGAGGTTTTCCACCCCTGGCGCGAGACGACGGTGATCTACCACGAGGGTGTGCCCGGCCACCATCTGCAGATCGCCACCCAGGTGTTCCAACGCGAGCACCTCAACGACTTCCAGCGGCTCCTCGGTGGAACCAGCGGACACGCCGAGGGCTGGGCGCTCTACGCCGAACGTCTGGTCCGCGAGCTGGGCTACCTCGACGATGCGGCTCTGCTCGGGATGCTCAACGACCAGCTGTTCCGGGCGGCGCGGGTCGTGCTGGACATCGGCATGCACCTGGAGTCGGAGATCCCGCCGGGGACCGGCTTCCACGAAGGCGAACGGTGGACCCCGGAGCTCGGTCTGGAATTCCTCCTCAGCCGCACCCTGACCGAGCCTCGGCTGGCCGCAGACGAGATCGACCGCTACCTCGGCTGGCCCGGGCAGGCACCTTCGTACAAGGTCGGCGAGCGGGTGTGGCTCAAGGCCCGGGAGGCGGCGCGGGCCCGCCACGGGGATGCGTTCGATCTCCGGGCGTTCCACACGGCTGCCCTCAACCTGGGCGGGATGGGTCTCGACCCGTTGCGCACGCTGCTCGACCGACTCTGA
- a CDS encoding GNAT family N-acetyltransferase, which produces MTTDQTPRRFTLRAYSVNDFQQRVDELLRVYIAAMRYPDMSVEHRRPTWIEHSRRPGFSCVVALDEDDAVIGLCYGYTGGGHQWWNSEVRRGMTDAQVRYWMASYRELTELHVRPDWQGAGLGERMLRGMLATAEEDAVLLSTPEGENRAWRLYRRLGFVDVLRHHHFAGDARPFAILGRLLPLDDAGISG; this is translated from the coding sequence GTGACGACCGACCAGACGCCCCGGCGCTTCACCCTGCGGGCCTACTCGGTGAATGATTTCCAGCAGCGGGTGGACGAGTTGCTCCGCGTCTACATCGCCGCGATGCGCTACCCGGACATGTCCGTCGAGCACCGCCGGCCAACGTGGATCGAACACAGCCGGCGACCGGGGTTCAGCTGCGTCGTGGCCCTCGACGAGGACGACGCGGTGATCGGACTCTGCTACGGCTACACCGGCGGCGGCCACCAGTGGTGGAACAGCGAGGTCCGGCGGGGCATGACCGACGCGCAGGTCCGGTACTGGATGGCGTCCTACCGGGAGCTGACCGAGCTGCACGTCCGCCCGGACTGGCAGGGCGCGGGTCTGGGCGAACGGATGCTGCGTGGAATGCTGGCCACCGCCGAGGAGGACGCGGTGCTGCTGTCGACTCCCGAGGGCGAGAACCGCGCTTGGCGGCTCTACCGTCGTCTCGGCTTCGTCGACGTGTTGCGCCATCACCACTTCGCCGGGGACGCCCGGCCCTTCGCCATCCTCGGTCGCCTGCTGCCGCTGGACGACGCCGGCATCAGCGGCTGA
- a CDS encoding SAV_6107 family HEPN domain-containing protein: protein MAFPVADGGVEPAVLRPVAGPRRPAARRSAPVAAPRSAGVREMLADAHRCLDRAMASTDLADRYAAAHLGALRGASAVLATLPRPVSRTVRNASAWVQLERLAPEYGSWAAFFAAGSSKRKAAEAGMTRLISPAETDDLIRQTGQFLALIDESLLMAA from the coding sequence ATGGCTTTCCCGGTGGCGGACGGCGGCGTGGAGCCGGCTGTTCTGCGTCCCGTGGCGGGACCGCGGCGGCCTGCGGCCCGCCGGTCCGCGCCGGTCGCCGCGCCCCGCTCGGCGGGGGTGCGGGAGATGCTCGCCGATGCGCACCGCTGCCTCGACCGGGCGATGGCCTCCACGGACCTGGCCGACCGCTACGCGGCCGCGCACCTCGGGGCACTGCGTGGAGCGTCGGCGGTCCTGGCGACGCTGCCGCGACCGGTCTCGCGGACCGTGCGCAACGCCAGCGCCTGGGTGCAGCTGGAGCGGTTGGCGCCCGAGTACGGGTCCTGGGCGGCGTTCTTCGCCGCCGGGTCCAGCAAGCGCAAGGCGGCCGAGGCGGGGATGACGCGGTTGATCAGCCCGGCCGAGACCGACGATCTCATCCGGCAGACGGGCCAGTTCCTGGCGTTGATCGACGAATCGCTGCTGATGGCCGCCTGA
- the dinB gene encoding DNA polymerase IV, with protein sequence MGASTGRRRLVTPDPSAVDDSACRVLHADMDAFYATVELRRRPELRGVPMLVGSTSGRGVVLSATYEARAHGVRSAMPVGRARALCPSVVVVEPDMAAYSEASTEVMRLFRDVTPRVEALSVDEAFLDVGGLRRIAGGPATVAVRLRERMASELGLSCTIGVASTKFMAKLASTLAKPDGLLVVPPDEALAVLHPLDVDALWGVGPKTAEGLRRVGIRTIGELAHLDRSTLTSLVGAAGAVKLHELAWARDPREVVERAPEQSMSADATFASDITDRAEMSRELLRLAERVGRRMRATGQRARCVSIRVRWEDFTTVSRSQTLPAATDVTRQIHQVAVELLTRLGPQRPVRLLSVKLDQLEQAGEPDGQLSFDDAPQTGWKDAEAAADAVVARFGAGLMRPASLLTPRDRTVPER encoded by the coding sequence GTGGGAGCGAGCACCGGGCGGCGGCGGTTGGTCACCCCCGACCCGAGCGCCGTCGACGACAGCGCCTGCCGGGTGCTGCACGCCGACATGGATGCCTTCTACGCCACCGTCGAGCTCCGCCGCCGACCCGAACTCCGCGGGGTGCCGATGCTCGTGGGGTCGACCAGTGGCCGTGGGGTTGTGCTGTCGGCCACCTACGAGGCCCGGGCGCACGGAGTCCGGTCGGCGATGCCGGTGGGCCGCGCCCGGGCGCTGTGCCCGTCCGTCGTCGTGGTCGAGCCCGACATGGCCGCGTACAGCGAGGCGTCGACCGAGGTCATGCGGCTGTTCCGGGACGTCACCCCCCGGGTGGAGGCTCTCTCGGTGGACGAGGCGTTCCTCGACGTGGGCGGACTGCGGCGGATCGCCGGCGGGCCGGCCACGGTCGCCGTCCGGCTCCGCGAGCGGATGGCGTCCGAGCTGGGGCTGTCGTGCACCATCGGCGTCGCCTCGACCAAGTTCATGGCCAAGCTCGCGTCGACGCTGGCCAAGCCGGACGGGCTGCTGGTCGTACCCCCGGACGAGGCACTGGCGGTGCTGCATCCGCTCGACGTCGATGCGCTGTGGGGTGTGGGTCCCAAGACGGCCGAAGGCCTGCGGCGGGTCGGTATCCGCACGATCGGGGAGCTGGCCCATCTGGACCGCAGCACGCTCACCAGTCTTGTCGGGGCGGCCGGGGCGGTGAAGCTGCATGAACTCGCGTGGGCACGGGACCCGCGGGAAGTCGTCGAGCGGGCACCTGAGCAATCGATGAGCGCCGACGCGACGTTCGCGTCCGACATCACCGATCGGGCCGAGATGTCCCGCGAGTTGCTGCGCCTTGCGGAGCGCGTCGGCCGCCGGATGCGGGCCACCGGGCAGCGGGCGCGGTGCGTGTCCATCCGGGTCCGCTGGGAGGACTTCACCACGGTGAGCCGGTCGCAGACGTTGCCCGCCGCCACCGACGTCACCCGGCAGATCCACCAGGTCGCGGTGGAGCTGCTCACCCGCCTCGGACCGCAGCGCCCGGTGCGGCTGCTCAGCGTCAAGCTCGACCAGCTCGAGCAGGCGGGAGAGCCGGACGGGCAGCTCAGCTTCGACGACGCGCCGCAGACCGGCTGGAAGGACGCGGAGGCGGCTGCCGATGCCGTCGTCGCCCGTTTCGGCGCGGGCCTGATGCGCCCGGCCTCGCTGCTGACCCCGCGGGACCGGACCGTCCCGGAGCGCTGA
- a CDS encoding DUF3040 domain-containing protein has protein sequence MPLSEHEQRMLDQIERALYEDDPKFANSVDERRIRRRRPFIAGIAFLIGLVCLVSGVILAQDNLGLGVTASVVGFVLMVAGVGLLVFGQPAGRTAMTGSSPASAKKPASNLSDRMEERFRRRFDQE, from the coding sequence ATGCCGCTCTCCGAGCATGAGCAGCGCATGCTCGACCAGATCGAGCGCGCCCTCTATGAGGACGACCCGAAGTTCGCCAACAGCGTCGACGAACGGCGTATCCGACGACGTCGGCCGTTCATTGCGGGGATCGCGTTCCTGATAGGTCTCGTCTGTCTCGTCAGCGGTGTCATCCTGGCCCAGGACAACCTGGGTCTCGGTGTCACCGCCAGCGTGGTCGGCTTCGTTCTGATGGTCGCCGGCGTGGGTCTACTGGTGTTCGGCCAGCCCGCCGGGCGTACCGCGATGACCGGCAGCAGCCCCGCGTCGGCGAAGAAGCCCGCGTCCAATCTGTCCGACCGGATGGAAGAGCGCTTCCGCCGCCGTTTCGACCAGGAGTAG